Proteins encoded in a region of the bacterium genome:
- a CDS encoding sulfatase-like hydrolase/transferase, translating into MNILIILEDAVRPHHMSCYGYPKPTTPHCDRLAREGVLFRDCISVSSHTLPPVVSIITGQDVASHHIQSPYDFAHWAESPEWVGRRTPLHLLRDRGFAIDGELVTRWGPLGFDRDDNDLLGYLDRHREGGWFYFAMPYPTHLPYNPPPEYYDLFVPPDYHPDVATQERLDIVRTRMILHPPDVVSAMEAGRQDPIGDGDDAHKRSVAVVDFVPEQDRPGVHALYDGELRVFDDMVGRWVAKLEEVGQLDDTLIVITSDHGEELLERGHIGHTSCNLKGTLYDECVRVPLLMRYPKGLPQGVTVEQQVSQVDIMPTILDLLGVPLELPHDGQSALGLIGQGLMRQDGCVGGVTDPERSRSVTAPTVTAPTGPASAAFRQQAFAETMPAGWQALEGDNRRIWMVREQGWKLILNWDPETREQRWELYDLRRDPGELTNVCEAEPEQAGRLREALLAQMSHRLN; encoded by the coding sequence ATGAACATCCTGATCATCCTCGAAGATGCCGTGCGGCCTCACCACATGAGTTGCTACGGCTACCCGAAGCCGACAACACCTCACTGCGACCGCCTGGCGCGCGAGGGCGTCCTGTTCCGCGACTGCATCTCGGTCTCCTCACACACGCTGCCGCCGGTGGTCTCAATCATCACCGGGCAGGACGTGGCCTCGCACCATATCCAGAGCCCGTACGACTTCGCGCACTGGGCCGAGAGCCCGGAGTGGGTCGGCCGCCGCACGCCGCTGCACCTGCTGCGCGACCGGGGCTTCGCGATCGACGGGGAGTTGGTGACGCGCTGGGGGCCGCTGGGCTTCGACCGCGACGACAACGACCTGCTCGGCTATCTCGACCGCCACCGCGAGGGCGGCTGGTTCTACTTCGCGATGCCCTACCCGACGCATCTGCCGTACAACCCCCCGCCGGAGTACTACGACCTGTTCGTGCCGCCCGACTACCACCCCGATGTCGCGACGCAGGAGCGCCTGGACATCGTCCGTACCCGCATGATTCTGCATCCGCCTGATGTCGTCTCGGCGATGGAAGCAGGCCGTCAGGACCCCATCGGCGACGGTGACGACGCCCACAAGCGCAGCGTGGCGGTCGTGGACTTCGTGCCCGAGCAGGACCGCCCCGGCGTCCACGCGCTCTATGATGGTGAGCTGCGTGTGTTCGATGACATGGTGGGCCGCTGGGTCGCGAAGCTGGAGGAGGTGGGCCAGCTCGACGATACGCTGATCGTCATCACCTCGGACCATGGCGAGGAACTGCTGGAGCGAGGCCACATCGGGCACACCTCGTGCAACCTGAAGGGGACGCTGTACGACGAGTGCGTGCGCGTGCCGCTGCTGATGCGCTATCCGAAGGGGCTACCGCAGGGCGTCACCGTCGAGCAGCAGGTCTCGCAGGTTGACATCATGCCGACGATCCTCGACCTCCTCGGCGTGCCGTTGGAGCTGCCGCACGACGGGCAGTCGGCGCTGGGGCTGATCGGGCAAGGACTGATGAGGCAGGATGGGTGTGTGGGAGGGGTCACCGACCCCGAACGGTCGCGGTCGGTGACCGCTCCCACAGTGACCGCCCCCACTGGCCCAGCAAGCGCCGCCTTCCGCCAGCAGGCATTCGCCGAGACGATGCCCGCCGGCTGGCAGGCGCTCGAGGGCGACAACCGACGCATCTGGATGGTGCGGGAGCAGGGCTGGAAGCTCATCCTGAACTGGGACCCGGAGACGCGGGAGCAGCGCTGGGAGCTGTACGACCTGCGCCGGGACCCGGGCGAGCTGACGAACGTGTGCGAGGCGGAGCCCGAGCAGGCGGGGCGGCTGCGGGAGGCGCTGCTGGCGCAGATGTCGCACCGGCTCAATTAG